The genomic segment AAACTTCCTCAGTTCCAACTGCTGGAAGGAAGCGTGCAACTCCACCTGCAGCACTTGAGGTTTGAGCGTCGAAGCGGACATGATCCTCGCTATCTGGTTTTCGTTGAAGTTTGATAGTCCCAGATTACGAATACGGCCTTCCTTCTGGCACTCCTCCATGATCTACGTTAAACAAATCACccacttaatataatacatacatacctacatatatgtataaattaatttcgccAAGGAACCAACAAGATGGGAGTAAAGTATTTTCGATTTTActcttttttttacataacgaGATCGATTAAGATTATGAACTACTACCTAtcgcattttattataaataaaattaatcactttgtgagtaataaaaaatacttaaatttttttcattgactAGCCTAGTTACCCCTAAAGCATCATATGGTTAAAGCGTCGCATTTCGtacaaaaaaacatgaaaagcTTGAAGTACCTTCCACGTGGTGATGTGATTTGTGTCAAGGTCAAGGTCATACTCCCCGCTGCTCTTCACCAGCGGCGTCATTGTATCTGGGTTGCAGTGGAACCCGAATGGCATGTGAATTAAGTATAAGTCTACGTAATCCATTTGTAGCCTTTGTAATTGCAAATTTAAGAACTTTTTGACATCACCTGCTCTATTGCCCACGTGGGGTAGCTATGAAATAAGTTAAGGCTTTATGTAAAATACAGaactataaattacaatacattattcattatattcgtaactcaagtttaataaatggTGAGATTATTTTGCACTGATTGTAGTGATAAGCATTAATATATGATTCATGAGGACATAACTGTTATCTACagaatttatagtaattttacaCAATGATCAACTAATTCCGTCTTCTGGTTTCTCGGTGGTGTTATATAacctttgaaataattttaaaaaatcccttgaaatctttaattatttctatttgccTGAGTGtactatttatcatatataaattaatcaacaGGATATGTACAGAGATatagtctatatatatatattattacctttgtagttataaataaatccttCCTCGTTCCTTTCCCATTATCTATCCATTTTTTTATGGCATTTCCAATTGCCTCTTCATTGTTATAATTGAATGCGGTGTCGATGTGACGATATCCTAAATCTAATGCTTTGTACACAGTCTGCTCTATCACTTCTGGAGAAGCCTTGAAGATGAAAAAAATCGGGCTaaaaattagatattaataatgttgaaGATAGTGCACCAAATAACACTAACCTGCCATGTACCCAGACCTAATGTAGGCATTAAATCATTAGTTTGTGAAAGTTttacaaatttcatatttcttaaaactttaCTAATATTTCGACTAATG from the Danaus plexippus chromosome 18 unlocalized genomic scaffold, MEX_DaPlex mxdp_35, whole genome shotgun sequence genome contains:
- the LOC116772913 gene encoding 1,5-anhydro-D-fructose reductase-like — translated: MSVKLFIRSEFFSVPKENFKYCLPFISRNISKVLRNMKFVKLSQTNDLMPTLGLGTWQASPEVIEQTVYKALDLGYRHIDTAFNYNNEEAIGNAIKKWIDNGKGTRKDLFITTKLPHVGNRAGDVKKFLNLQLQRLQMDYVDLYLIHMPFGFHCNPDTMTPLVKSSGEYDLDLDTNHITTWKIMEECQKEGRIRNLGLSNFNENQIARIMSASTLKPQVLQVELHASFQQLELRKFCAENEIVVTAYAPLGSPGAKDHFVNKYNYSPGAFPDLLGHPEVADIAKSHGKTTAQVLLRFLVQQKVVVIPKSTSETRLKENSELYDFELTPSEMNRLKKLDTGEKGRIFNFLFWKGVEKHPEYPFKLDKVVEVEKN